The Montipora capricornis isolate CH-2021 chromosome 1, ASM3666992v2, whole genome shotgun sequence genome contains a region encoding:
- the LOC138054359 gene encoding 52 kDa repressor of the inhibitor of the protein kinase-like, with amino-acid sequence MRPIVTYLQGRLIDVYFGYKKIEDVTNHYSGIRADIDAWFARMYTKVLSLAELVQFTEERPRACNRQQNRDNTPAETVPSYWKRSVAIPLLDTVCAGLQSRFSEEKRAHFELCALIPAVLTVKTSEEISELAKVLQAKWEHLLPVSSALESELFRWKGYCQQKALGDVSVTGLLSSHADNLFFPNIRELLKIQAVLPIGSTEAERSFSCVRRIHTWLRSRMTTDRLSDLAVIAMHCHSIHIDRDKVYNKYMAIHPRRMMSASLLHD; translated from the coding sequence ATGAGGCCAATAGTCACATACCTACAAGGTCGTCTCATTGACGTCTACTTTGGTTACAAGAAGATCGAAGATGTCACCAACCACTACAGCGGCATTCGTGCTGATATCGATGCCTGGTTTGCAAGAATGTACACAAAGGTCTTAAGTCTTGCTGAGCTGGTCCAATTTACGGAAGAGCGTCCGCGCGCGTGTAACAGACAGCAAAACCGGGACAACACCCCAGCAGAGACAGTGCCAAGTTACTGGAAACGGTCCGTAGCAATACCACTGCTTGACACAGTCTGTGCAGGGCTACAATCCCGCTTTAGCGAAGAGAAGCGAGCACACTTCGAGCTTTGTGCACTAATCCCTGCAGTTCTCACTGTCAAGACATCCGAGGAAATATCAGAGTTAGCAAAAGTACTTCAAGCAAAGTGGGAACACTTGCTTCCCGTCTCGTCCGCCCTTGAAAGCGAACTATTTCGATGGAAAGGCTACTGCCAGCAGAAGGCACTGGGTGACGTGTCTGTGACCGGCCTTCTGTCAAGCCATGCAgataatttgttttttcccaACATAAGAGAGCTACTGAAGATTCAAGCTGTATTACCGATAGGCAGCACAGAGGCGGAGAGGTCGTTCTCTTGTGTGAGAAGAATCCACACGTGGTTAAGGAGCAGGATGACCACCGACAGGCTGTCGGATCTAGCCGTGATTGCCATGCATTGCCACAGTATCCATATCGATCGGGACAAAGTATACAACAAGTACATGGCAATCCACCCAAGGCGCATGATGTCAGCTTCTCTGCTCCATGATTGA